The Triticum aestivum cultivar Chinese Spring chromosome 6D, IWGSC CS RefSeq v2.1, whole genome shotgun sequence genomic sequence GTATTGTAATACCATTAGAGGAGGTGATTTTCAGCAAATAAGAGAAGCTATTTTTTGAAAACTGACCTGATCGTgaacagtgccattggaaacaagAACAGAACGATCAAAGACTGTAAACTCTCCACCATCCATGCGTGTAACTACCCCACCAGCCTCTTCAACTATCTGTTGAAAAATGACTAAATTCATCAAATAATTATACTGGCAAACTCCACAGAGTAAAGAGTAAAGAGTTGCATagagaaggaaaaaagaagaagccaTCCTGCTCAGGATCAATGAGTAGGAATTTATCTAACTGAAATTAAGACTGCTAGATAAATACATTTCAGAATATACACATCACTCTGATACCCTTTACTATGCGAATTCAAGATTTGATtacataaaataaaatgacatcaattGCTTTCAAAGATTAGTTCAGAACTGCTCAATGATACCCTTAAGATAAGATTAACTCTATTAAATTTTCAACCCAAATTATGAGAATACGGACGTAAACATGGGAAAAGATTATCTGAATGAAAAGATGGTAAGGTTTGAAAATAAGCAAATAAGCCAGTCCCACTTTCTACCAAACTGATGATTATGTAGCAACTCTGATTCCATGGGGTGAAAAGGATTACCAGAACACCAGCAGCCATGTCCCACGGCTTAAGCCGATATTCCCAGTAGGCTTCGGTAATGCCTAGACCAACATGGGACATATCAGCAGCAGCAGAGCCTAGCCTTCGTACTCCCTGAAAGCAAGTACGTATTTAAAAAGAAGGATTAAAGAAACAACATAAAGAAGAAAAGTGGGCGGTGTTTGGTTTCCTTGTTACTGAACCCATGTTAATAACATTTTAATCAGGGGAGGATTCACTTACCCTGCTAACATCAGTAAATTCCTTGAACAAATTTATATTGGTCAGCCATGCATCATCATGTTCATATCCAAACCCAGTAACCAGAAGAGATTGTTCCACCTAGAGAATCAATTAAAGATAATAGATTATAAATCCGTATCTGCTGCACGAACTATTTATATTACATGAATTATAATTGCATCCTGAAATACTTTAATGAACAGATACATTGAGTATGATCACTGGATGGTTTTCATGGCAGGTACACACAGGTGCGCACGTATCCTTACTTGTAAAGTTGAATAAGAGAAATAGGTTACCTTTTCTGTTGGACTGACATGAATCTTTTGCCCATTACAATAAGCACCTTTTCCTGTTCAAGGAGCAAACAGAGCCTTAAAAACTAATGTCATGGTATATTCCAGAACCAGATTAAGAAGCATGCCAATTATTGATCAAAGATCCTACCAGAAGATGCAGAAATTGTACGAGTGTTCCAGCACATAGGCCCACCACAAAATTCCACCTAAATGAGATGGCAATAATATGTGAGTACAGAGAGAAACTATTCTAAGACCTATAATTTGTGTCTCCAATATTCCATAGTCCTATGGTTCAAGAATGATACATGCATACACATACCACAGTGGCAGCAGCAGGCTTGCCTCGGAATAGAACGCCAATGGATACAGAAAAGCTGGGGTAACCATGTGCAAAGTTTGTTGTTCCATCTAAACAAGAAAAACTCATTATATTGGATCGTTTATGAAGAAGACCATGAAAATGAATTAAATTGAAACATAAAGATTGTATTGCATATTCTCTAGTCAAAATGGCTCAAAGAATGCCTCAGTGAATTTAGGTACCAGTCATAAATCATTCTTTTGCTTAGCAATCTACATAAAATTGTCACCTTCCAAATCAGTGAAACAGACAAACCCATAGTGAGTGCACAGCTTACGTCCGAAAAATAAAGCAATCCTAAGAATCAAGGAAACACTACAGGAATTTATTCATCCAATTCTACAAACGATGGTTGTTCATGATAGAAAAATCCCAGTTAAGCCCACTACAGGAATGATTGTATTGTAAGTAGAACTAAAGGAGCCAAACCTAAAGGATCAATGCACCAGAGATACTCTGACAAAGAATCTCCAATAAGGCCACCTTCCTCCCCAAGTATGAGGTGGTCTTTGAAGTTCTTGGTGACGACTTCAAGAATGACTGATTCACTCAGTTTATCTGTGCTGAACAGAAGGATGGAATAATAAATTCACCAAGTGAGAACACATACATAAATTTAAGGCCCGCGTTCATACAACAGTGAAATCAACAGCATATGCAAAAATAAGAGAGTATACATGAGAAGCATTCTTACTCTGTCACCAAGTCTGCAACCCCTTTGTATTGGATATTACGCGGCTTATTAACAGCTTCCATTACAACCTAAAATGGATGGAAGACAAGAAATGACCTGAGAATTTATTTATCAAAATTAGAAACGAGGAGGATGCGAGGAACTTGCATAATGGCATGGAATGGAAGTACCACAGCCCCTCTTACGAAAATGATGAACTGGGCACTTAGAAGGCCATGAATTATGCAACCCCTAAAGCCTCGTGGTATACCCAATATGTTTATCCTCTCTTGGGTTAGCAGAAGAACTAATTGTCAAATTTACCCCCGGAAACCAATGGAACCACTAGTTGGCATCACATTAACCGCACGGCAGCACCTGCCAATTCAACTACACGACTAGCATTTCTTTCTTTGAAACTAAGTGGCATCGCAATCGTCGCTATAATGGGAGCAAGCAATTCGATCTACGAATCGTACCCCGGGCAGAACCTGCAATCGTCTAGCCAACCAACCCCACCGCACGAAGGGAGCTCTGAAGAGAAACGGGAGATCGGAAACGCACCTCGGCGCCGGCCTTGGCGGCGGCCTGGATGACGCCGAGCAGCTCGTCGGCGGGAACCGGGCCGGTGGTGGGAGCGGCCATCTTCGGGTACTTGCTGGGTGCGGCGGGCTGGTCCGACGCCACCGCCATGATAGCGCGCGCGTGCTTGGACCTGGAGGCGAGCGCGCGGGGGGCGAGGATCGGCGCCGGCGAGGCCCTGGCATTCCTCGGGAacgaggaggcggcggtggtggtggaagggAGAAGATACCGTGCCATTGGTGCTGAGAGAAAGGGTTTGACGCCTCCCGCTGCGCTTCGTCTGTGTGTGTACGCTATACGGTATACCACCtgcttcttcttttccttttctccAGGATATACTTGTCTTTTGTGTGTGGAGAATCTACTGGTTCTTTCCTGAGTAGGGCGTTTTTgatgcccaggctcatctgcatccggttaaaaaaattcataaaaaattcaaaataaaattaaaaaatttcaaataaaatTTATGTGATAGACAATTTGATACGTGAGGACCGCTTTAAA encodes the following:
- the LOC123144155 gene encoding phosphatase IMPL1, chloroplastic, which translates into the protein MARYLLPSTTTAASSFPRNARASPAPILAPRALASRSKHARAIMAVASDQPAAPSKYPKMAAPTTGPVPADELLGVIQAAAKAGAEVVMEAVNKPRNIQYKGVADLVTDTDKLSESVILEVVTKNFKDHLILGEEGGLIGDSLSEYLWCIDPLDGTTNFAHGYPSFSVSIGVLFRGKPAAATVVEFCGGPMCWNTRTISASSGKGAYCNGQKIHVSPTEKVEQSLLVTGFGYEHDDAWLTNINLFKEFTDVSRGVRRLGSAAADMSHVGLGITEAYWEYRLKPWDMAAGVLIVEEAGGVVTRMDGGEFTVFDRSVLVSNGTVHDQLLERIRPATEDLKKKGIDFSMWFKPDNYPTDF